The following coding sequences lie in one Lentilactobacillus sp. SPB1-3 genomic window:
- a CDS encoding complement inhibitor SCIN family protein yields MKISKYVLTGVAAMLLGITAIANTPTNTQASSAVPARMQHRWKANKWGINYHLNCYKYHANFYDGRWHKLYYTRINTNTFTANPKGNAYNGITIKYKGHHNMTVLYDVAHLHFYR; encoded by the coding sequence ATGAAGATAAGTAAATATGTATTAACGGGTGTTGCTGCTATGTTATTAGGAATCACCGCAATAGCAAATACTCCCACAAACACACAGGCTAGCAGTGCTGTACCTGCTAGAATGCAACACAGATGGAAAGCAAATAAATGGGGAATCAATTATCACCTCAATTGCTATAAGTACCATGCAAATTTTTATGATGGCCGTTGGCATAAACTTTATTACACTAGGATTAATACCAATACATTTACTGCTAATCCTAAAGGAAACGCATATAACGGGATCACAATCAAATACAAAGGACATCACAATATGACCGTTCTTTATGATGTAGCCCACTTGCACTTTTACAGATAA